A genome region from Nicotiana tabacum cultivar K326 chromosome 13, ASM71507v2, whole genome shotgun sequence includes the following:
- the LOC107798755 gene encoding uncharacterized protein LOC107798755 isoform X2, translating to MGSREDQPTLHLSSLVVRPTDSGGDNDSDGVGSDYEPGEVRPDAPPYSRSGRFSDTHGSVSPERHRNADHRYSPDFDHSGGPPRSRGFGRGKYPGRHRDYSPPYGRGREAGRFLGKSYDRPDYGAGQVRGEGLPRSNPNVRPRDGDWMCMDPLCNNLNFARREYCNKCKRPRYAPAGSPRRGFPCPPPPRHIPGPLINRSPGRFVNGYRSPPRGWARDDARDFRVGVPHSRYEGRFADPPIRRDRPDYPDADYRDRSRFERPPPLDWGHRERVRESFLSERKGLERRIPSPPRPPVLPRGQWARDIRERSRSPVRGGPPPKDYHRDLYMGRGRDDRRVGRDAY from the exons atggGTTCGCGAGAGGACCAGCCAACGCTGCACCTGAGCAGCCTAGTTGTAAGGCCCACCGACAGCGGCGGAGATAATGACAGTGACGGTGTTGGTAGCGACTACGAGCCCGGCGAGGTTCGTCCAGATGCACCACCCTATTCACGTTCCGGTCGATTCTCCGATACTCATG GTTCTGTTTCACCTGAGCGCCATAGGAATGCAGATCATCGGTATAGTCCTGATTTTGATCATTCTGGTGGCCCACCACGTAGTCGTGGATTTGGCAGAGGGAAATATCCAGGCAGACATCGAGACTATTCACCCCCTTACGGTCGTGGAAGAGAAGCTGGCAGGTTTCTGGGCAAAAGTTATGATAGACCTGATTATGGTGCAGGGCAAGTTAGAGGCGAAGGTCTACCTAGAAGTAACCCAAATGTACGGCCAAGAGATGGTGATTGGATGTGCATGGATCCGTT ATGTAACAACTTGAACTTTGCAAGGCGAGAGTACTGTAACAAATGCAAAAGGCCTCGATATGCACCTGCTGGGAGTCCTAGGAGAGGTTTTCCTTGTCCCCCTCCCCCTCGCCACATTCCTGGCCCCCTAATCAATCGTTCTCCAGGAAGGTTTGTGAATGGGTATAGGTCCCCTCCTCGTGGCTGGGCTAGAGATGATGCCAGAGATTTCAGAGTTGGGGTTCCTCATTCCAGATATGAAGGGAGGTTTGCAGATCCGCCAATCCGTAGAGATAGGCCTGATTATCCCGATGCTGATTATAGGGACCGGAGTAGGTTTGAAAGGCCTCCACCCCTGGATTGGGGACATAGGGAGCGTGTCAGAGAGAGTTTCTTAAGCGAGAGGAAAGGTTTGGAAAGGCGAATACCATCTCCGCCTCGTCCTCCAGTATTACCTCGTGGCCAATGGGCCCGTGATATCAGGGAGAGAAGTCGTTCTCCAGTGAGAGGTGGACCGCCACCCAAAGACTATCACCGTGATTTATACATGGGAAGGGGACGAGATGATCGGCGAGTTGGACGTGATGCATATTAG
- the LOC107798755 gene encoding uncharacterized protein LOC107798755 isoform X4 encodes MGSREDQPTLHLSSLVVRPTDSGGDNDSDGVGSDYEPGEVRPDAPPYSRSGRFSDTHGSVSPERHRNADHRYSPDFDHSGGPPRSRGFGRGKYPGQVRGEGLPRSNPNVRPRDGDWMCMDPLCNNLNFARREYCNKCKRPRYAPAGSPRRGFPCPPPPRHIPGPLINRSPGRFVNGYRSPPRGWARDDARDFRVGVPHSRYEGRFADPPIRRDRPDYPDADYRDRSRFERPPPLDWGHRERVRESFLSERKGLERRIPSPPRPPVLPRGQWARDIRERSRSPVRGGPPPKDYHRDLYMGRGRDDRRVGRDAY; translated from the exons atggGTTCGCGAGAGGACCAGCCAACGCTGCACCTGAGCAGCCTAGTTGTAAGGCCCACCGACAGCGGCGGAGATAATGACAGTGACGGTGTTGGTAGCGACTACGAGCCCGGCGAGGTTCGTCCAGATGCACCACCCTATTCACGTTCCGGTCGATTCTCCGATACTCATG GTTCTGTTTCACCTGAGCGCCATAGGAATGCAGATCATCGGTATAGTCCTGATTTTGATCATTCTGGTGGCCCACCACGTAGTCGTGGATTTGGCAGAGGGAAATATCCAG GGCAAGTTAGAGGCGAAGGTCTACCTAGAAGTAACCCAAATGTACGGCCAAGAGATGGTGATTGGATGTGCATGGATCCGTT ATGTAACAACTTGAACTTTGCAAGGCGAGAGTACTGTAACAAATGCAAAAGGCCTCGATATGCACCTGCTGGGAGTCCTAGGAGAGGTTTTCCTTGTCCCCCTCCCCCTCGCCACATTCCTGGCCCCCTAATCAATCGTTCTCCAGGAAGGTTTGTGAATGGGTATAGGTCCCCTCCTCGTGGCTGGGCTAGAGATGATGCCAGAGATTTCAGAGTTGGGGTTCCTCATTCCAGATATGAAGGGAGGTTTGCAGATCCGCCAATCCGTAGAGATAGGCCTGATTATCCCGATGCTGATTATAGGGACCGGAGTAGGTTTGAAAGGCCTCCACCCCTGGATTGGGGACATAGGGAGCGTGTCAGAGAGAGTTTCTTAAGCGAGAGGAAAGGTTTGGAAAGGCGAATACCATCTCCGCCTCGTCCTCCAGTATTACCTCGTGGCCAATGGGCCCGTGATATCAGGGAGAGAAGTCGTTCTCCAGTGAGAGGTGGACCGCCACCCAAAGACTATCACCGTGATTTATACATGGGAAGGGGACGAGATGATCGGCGAGTTGGACGTGATGCATATTAG
- the LOC107798755 gene encoding uncharacterized protein LOC107798755 isoform X1, with protein MGSREDQPTLHLSSLVVRPTDSGGDNDSDGVGSDYEPGEVRPDAPPYSRSGRFSDTHGYRIRAGSVSPERHRNADHRYSPDFDHSGGPPRSRGFGRGKYPGRHRDYSPPYGRGREAGRFLGKSYDRPDYGAGQVRGEGLPRSNPNVRPRDGDWMCMDPLCNNLNFARREYCNKCKRPRYAPAGSPRRGFPCPPPPRHIPGPLINRSPGRFVNGYRSPPRGWARDDARDFRVGVPHSRYEGRFADPPIRRDRPDYPDADYRDRSRFERPPPLDWGHRERVRESFLSERKGLERRIPSPPRPPVLPRGQWARDIRERSRSPVRGGPPPKDYHRDLYMGRGRDDRRVGRDAY; from the exons atggGTTCGCGAGAGGACCAGCCAACGCTGCACCTGAGCAGCCTAGTTGTAAGGCCCACCGACAGCGGCGGAGATAATGACAGTGACGGTGTTGGTAGCGACTACGAGCCCGGCGAGGTTCGTCCAGATGCACCACCCTATTCACGTTCCGGTCGATTCTCCGATACTCATG GATATAGAATACGTGCAGGTTCTGTTTCACCTGAGCGCCATAGGAATGCAGATCATCGGTATAGTCCTGATTTTGATCATTCTGGTGGCCCACCACGTAGTCGTGGATTTGGCAGAGGGAAATATCCAGGCAGACATCGAGACTATTCACCCCCTTACGGTCGTGGAAGAGAAGCTGGCAGGTTTCTGGGCAAAAGTTATGATAGACCTGATTATGGTGCAGGGCAAGTTAGAGGCGAAGGTCTACCTAGAAGTAACCCAAATGTACGGCCAAGAGATGGTGATTGGATGTGCATGGATCCGTT ATGTAACAACTTGAACTTTGCAAGGCGAGAGTACTGTAACAAATGCAAAAGGCCTCGATATGCACCTGCTGGGAGTCCTAGGAGAGGTTTTCCTTGTCCCCCTCCCCCTCGCCACATTCCTGGCCCCCTAATCAATCGTTCTCCAGGAAGGTTTGTGAATGGGTATAGGTCCCCTCCTCGTGGCTGGGCTAGAGATGATGCCAGAGATTTCAGAGTTGGGGTTCCTCATTCCAGATATGAAGGGAGGTTTGCAGATCCGCCAATCCGTAGAGATAGGCCTGATTATCCCGATGCTGATTATAGGGACCGGAGTAGGTTTGAAAGGCCTCCACCCCTGGATTGGGGACATAGGGAGCGTGTCAGAGAGAGTTTCTTAAGCGAGAGGAAAGGTTTGGAAAGGCGAATACCATCTCCGCCTCGTCCTCCAGTATTACCTCGTGGCCAATGGGCCCGTGATATCAGGGAGAGAAGTCGTTCTCCAGTGAGAGGTGGACCGCCACCCAAAGACTATCACCGTGATTTATACATGGGAAGGGGACGAGATGATCGGCGAGTTGGACGTGATGCATATTAG
- the LOC107798755 gene encoding uncharacterized protein LOC107798755 isoform X3 — MGSREDQPTLHLSSLVVRPTDSGGDNDSDGVGSDYEPGEVRPDAPPYSRSGRFSDTHGYRIRAGSVSPERHRNADHRYSPDFDHSGGPPRSRGFGRGKYPGQVRGEGLPRSNPNVRPRDGDWMCMDPLCNNLNFARREYCNKCKRPRYAPAGSPRRGFPCPPPPRHIPGPLINRSPGRFVNGYRSPPRGWARDDARDFRVGVPHSRYEGRFADPPIRRDRPDYPDADYRDRSRFERPPPLDWGHRERVRESFLSERKGLERRIPSPPRPPVLPRGQWARDIRERSRSPVRGGPPPKDYHRDLYMGRGRDDRRVGRDAY, encoded by the exons atggGTTCGCGAGAGGACCAGCCAACGCTGCACCTGAGCAGCCTAGTTGTAAGGCCCACCGACAGCGGCGGAGATAATGACAGTGACGGTGTTGGTAGCGACTACGAGCCCGGCGAGGTTCGTCCAGATGCACCACCCTATTCACGTTCCGGTCGATTCTCCGATACTCATG GATATAGAATACGTGCAGGTTCTGTTTCACCTGAGCGCCATAGGAATGCAGATCATCGGTATAGTCCTGATTTTGATCATTCTGGTGGCCCACCACGTAGTCGTGGATTTGGCAGAGGGAAATATCCAG GGCAAGTTAGAGGCGAAGGTCTACCTAGAAGTAACCCAAATGTACGGCCAAGAGATGGTGATTGGATGTGCATGGATCCGTT ATGTAACAACTTGAACTTTGCAAGGCGAGAGTACTGTAACAAATGCAAAAGGCCTCGATATGCACCTGCTGGGAGTCCTAGGAGAGGTTTTCCTTGTCCCCCTCCCCCTCGCCACATTCCTGGCCCCCTAATCAATCGTTCTCCAGGAAGGTTTGTGAATGGGTATAGGTCCCCTCCTCGTGGCTGGGCTAGAGATGATGCCAGAGATTTCAGAGTTGGGGTTCCTCATTCCAGATATGAAGGGAGGTTTGCAGATCCGCCAATCCGTAGAGATAGGCCTGATTATCCCGATGCTGATTATAGGGACCGGAGTAGGTTTGAAAGGCCTCCACCCCTGGATTGGGGACATAGGGAGCGTGTCAGAGAGAGTTTCTTAAGCGAGAGGAAAGGTTTGGAAAGGCGAATACCATCTCCGCCTCGTCCTCCAGTATTACCTCGTGGCCAATGGGCCCGTGATATCAGGGAGAGAAGTCGTTCTCCAGTGAGAGGTGGACCGCCACCCAAAGACTATCACCGTGATTTATACATGGGAAGGGGACGAGATGATCGGCGAGTTGGACGTGATGCATATTAG